From Salvia splendens isolate huo1 unplaced genomic scaffold, SspV2 ctg928, whole genome shotgun sequence, the proteins below share one genomic window:
- the LOC121791825 gene encoding protein FLX-like 2, with the protein KADKVREHMRSTQNEGDIQIRILLDKIAKTDADTGVWDTIKKELQVYNAEARRLMSAKLELSVKLEQATKELDLTYENIEKNPAMSSELASLRREYQRLRKTFEYEKCTNVEKVEQMKILERDLIGIAEEVDILRAAVLNAETRASGAVSYSRSYMNLNGRYPLPYYGNGGYSDSFGIAHPCIVNGALPEVINPYDSVGIAHPHMVNRGPAEMMNPYHNVGFPVGPVGAAWGGFYTFSPAVGAPPFSSPPVSNIVFEEVSDLSNA; encoded by the exons AAAGCAGACAAAGTAAGAGAACATATGAGAAGCACACAGAATGAAGGTGATATTCAAATTCGCATTTTGTTGGACAAGATTGCAAAAACGGATGCTGATACCGGAGTTTGGGATACTATAAAGAAAGAACTTCAAGTATATAATGCTGAAGCTCGGAGATTGATGTCAGCTAAGCTAGAGTTGTCTGTTAAACTTGAGCAGGCCACTAAGGAATTGGATCTCACatatgaaaatattgaaaaaaatccGGCTATGAGTTCGGAACTTGCTAGCCTGAGGCGAGAATATCAAAGATTACG CAAGACTTTTGAGTATGAAAAATGCACAAACGTGGAGAAAGTGGAACAAATGAAGATTTTGGAGAGAGACCTGATTGGGATAGCGGAAGAAGTGGATATTTTGCGTGCTGCGGTGTTGAATGCTGAGACGAGGGCTAGCG GTGCGGTCTCATATAGCCGTTCGTATATGAACTTGAATGGTAGATATCCACTTCCCTATTATGGTAATGGTGGTTACTCAGACAGTTTCGGTATAGCTCATCCTTGTATAGTTAATGGAGCTCTACCAGAGGTGATCAATCCATATGACAGTGTCGGTATAGCTCATCCTCATATGGTTAATAGAGGTCCAGCGGAGATGATGAATCCATATCACAATGTTGGATTTCCAGTCGGCCCTGTTGGCGCTGCTTGGGGAGGGTTTTATACTTTCTCACCAGCAGTTGGCGCTCCACCTTTCAGTTCTCCTCCGGTGAGTAATATTGTTTTTGAAGAGGTTAGTGATCTGTCTAATGCTTAG